The window CTGGAAGATGATTGCGGAGCAACCATGCCACAAAGCCTAAACAAAAGCAGTACTACTACCACTTACAGATGTCATTCTCCCCTTTACActtaaccccccacccccagaTATCTTTTTGCTGGCATTACCTGCTTTCGGCCCCCTCCTGCGGCAGATCACACGCACATGCATCAAGGTTTCCGCTGGTCTGTGTGGATTAGGAAAGACAAAACGGCAAACAGGTGTTAGCACAAAACAAGCCTCGTGCAGTTAGTGGCCCCGGGCCCTTTGTGTGCCGGATATCAAGTGATCAGCATGTGGTAATTTCCTCGTTCAGGATGCAGCTggaatttaccaaaatattacaatagtAGTATTCTCCGCAGATTTTAGGCTgtgtgggaggaagctgtaggcaggtggtggcccctatAATATGACCCagctttcagtaaccacccaaaaatagccgatTGGTTGCTGAggagtgccaggtggtgcacccggcttaaaggggctggggagatctcTCTAAGAGGCTGTTACAGTACAGCAAAGGCTTTATTCCACACACTGGATAGTTATGAGCGATATGAGCTATGGGTACATAGAGAAGGGCAGATATATTGGGATGCACGGTGTAGCAGGCCAATGAATGGGTTAATCACACCTCACATACATGCACACAGGATGTACATGCGTGTAACACTACATCATGCATGGCATACCTGCTTCCTCAGCAGATTTCTGCAATACTTCCGCTAACTCGCGGTCTGCAATCTCTTCTGGACGAATATCTTCCCTGCCAGGTCCGTACGCTAATCTTGCACACTCGGGGAGCTCAGCCTCTGGCAGGAAGCTGGTACGGGTGCCCGTGGTGCCAATCACCAGCACGTTCTTCTCTAGATCGATGGAGCACTGTGAAGGACGATGGAAGTTAGGACTCAACTGGAGAGTCATGGACATATTATAGACTTCTCATAATCCACAGAGACAGAGCAATGCAGTCAGTAAAGGGAATTATAGGGGGCAATCTGACACCTGAAAACTGCATTGGAAGGGGACCTGGATGGTGAATATAGATATAGGGTATATCTTGCTTCACACGATGAAAGGGGTGGGTGGGTTTTTTGCCCAGAGACATCAGGTTGCTCTGTTGGTGGCTCTCTTTCACCCATCCCCATACACATACCTGATGTCTCTTTCACCCATCCCCATACTGCATGTCTCTTTCACCCATACACATACCTGATGTCTCTTTAACATGTCTAGGCCGAGCAGCATGTCCATTGGCTGCTCCTCCAGGATGGAGAAGGAACAGGGCAGGAAATCTCCTTCGATCTGTACCTGAGCTGCAACACACAAGATAGTATTATTTCCCGtttgaacataaaataattagataaccggtctgaaaaagaaaaaaaaattgcttacccAAATGAACTCTACCGATAATTTTCTGTGTGCCAACACCCTTAGCGATCCCAGCCCACCTTCTGTCCACCAGTCTCATAATGTGACAACGCTCAGCACAGGCCTGACTCATAATTGTCATCTGGGCACCTGCCATTAGAATACAGATCACTAGTTACCTTGGCACTTTCTAGGTGTCTTAATAGGCACGGACACATTTATCTGGAAGAGCCCCACCGCCTTTGACCCCAATGCCTGAAAAAAATCCCACTCCGTGCAACCCCAGAACTGAGTTTGTCCTCCTGGAAGGTGCAAACTGCATGAACCCAGTGCTGTGTGCAACCTCATTATAGGTACATTCCCCTTTCCTGTGATGCCAGTGAGGTGTCATCCCCTAGAAGACCCCAACCCCTAATAGGTTCCACCCCATGACCCCCCAGAGCTGTGTGCTGCCTTCTCCCGATAGGTCCTATCTGCAGGACCCCAGAGCTGAGTGCCGCTTCCTCCAGGTAGGTCCTATCTGCATGACCCCAATGCTGTGTGCCGCTTCCTCCAGGTAGGTCCTATCTGCATGACCCCCCCATAGCCGTGTGCCGCCTCCTCCAGGTAGGTACTATCTGCATGCTCCCAGTGcggtgtgctgcttcttccttgtAGGTCCTATCTGCATGACCCCCCAGAGCTGTGTGCCACTTTCTCCAGGTAGGTCCTATCTGCAAGACCCCAGAGCGGTGTGCCACCTCCTCCCGGTAGACCCTATCTGCATGACCCCCCAGAGCTGTGTGACGCCTCCTCCCGGTAGACCCTATCTGCATGACCCCCCATAGTTGTGTGCTGGCTCCTCCTGGTAGGTCCTATCTGCATGCTACCAATGCTGTGTGCCGCTTCCTCCAGGTAGGTCCTATCTGCAAGACCCCCCCATAGCTGTGTGACGCCTCCTCCTGGTAGGTCCTATCTGCAAGACCCCCCATAGCTGTGTGACGCCTCCTCCTGGTATGTCCTATCTGCATGACCCCCCAGAGCTGTGTGACGCCTCCTCCAGGTAGGTCCTATCTGCAAGACCCCCCATAGCTGTGTGACGCCTCCTCCTGGTATGTCCTATCTGCATGACCCCCCATAGCCGTGTGCCGCCTCCTCCAGGTAGGTCCTATCTGCATGCTCCCAATACGGTGTGCCTTCACGCGATATAAGAGGTCCCTACCTGAATCGACAAATGCCTTGACGGGGTATCCGTTCACCTTGCAGTTGATATAGAGCATCACCACCTGACCAAAACTCTCTGGAGCTTCTTCCATGGCAATGGTCATGTTCTCCTCGATATTCTGCTGCCTGAGAGAGAAGAGACGATTATACACAATGCATTGATGTTACAGACAAGATGGCTGCCTGCTGTAGGTCATCTCTGAATGGCAgattgtattattgtaataacGGACAATAGATTAGCACACAGGAAGTGTTTGCCCTCACCTTATATCTTCCTCTATTTTGGCTTGAGCTTCCAGATCGAAGGGATCGGCAGAGAAAAGTCGTATCCGCTCCTGCTCACGGCGGGCTCGCTCTTGTTGTTGCTCTACGAGGACTCTTGTGAATCTCTCTGTGGAAGACATACGTGGTATAAGATCACATGACCACATACGTGGTATAAGATCACATGACCACATACGTGGTATAAGATCACATGACCACATGGACCTTTATATACCAGAATAGGAGACTACAGAATGGAGAGTAACTCACCTAAATCCCCGCTCAGCAGTGCCTCTGCCAGTGGTGGGTTGCGTTCTTTTAGTAGTGACAGCTCGTGAGGATTGGCTAGCAGCATTTCTCGCAGCATCGCTGGGTTATCCAGGCCCTGCGGAAAAGTTGTGGAGTCTGGTGCAGGGGGCTGAGGCTGAGGGGCAGATGGTGGTGGCTGTCCGGAGGTCCCGGGGACGGCAATACTGCTGAAGTCTATCCTGGGCAGTGACACTATGGAGACACACAACGTAGGAAGTGACAACACACACACCAAGATATTGGTGGAAATTGACCAATCAAAATAACAGAACAGAGTTTCGTAATAATAAGGCTACAAATCTAATGACTGCATGTGATtggtccaaaaacaaaaagaagagcaCCGGGATCGAACCATCTGCCTACTTCTAATGGAATGAAAACACCAATACCCTGCCTGGGGGCGGGAGGAATCAGAGCATTGCACAGAAGCTGCTTCTTTCTGACAGCTCCTCTTTAATAACCCCATATATACAGGAATCATAATGTGCTCCTAACCACAGCGGCCAGGAtttagccaatcagatttcagcctTTCCCCTGGGCCATCTGCAATTAAGCTGAGTACATATTGTGCGTTCTGAATATTACATGAAGTGTCTGGAAGAGCAGCCGGTGCTGGTAAAATGGCTGGGAGGGTTCCGGTCACATGGCGGGGTTTGTGGGTCTCCGGGAAGGAAACCACGTACCTGGTAATGGCCCAGCAGGACGCACCTCCGAAGGGTCCTTCTGCCTCAACACCACCACGTCTCCATCTTTCAGGCCGTACGAGGACAGCGATCGCTGGTTGTCTGACAGAGGACTCTCTGCATAGATGATCTATAGGAGGAGTAAGGAGATGATGAGTCCCGGGGGGTCATTTCATCATTCACATAAATTGTTATACAACCTGATTGTATTATCCGTCCAAACAGAGCGAGATCCCGTGTACAACATTGTCCAGACAGAATCCGCCTTCTCCCCGTCAGTGTCTGCAGCGCACCTGGCAGAGACCCCAATCACTGCACCGTGACCCAGAAGTGCCCACTCGCCCCACAAGTCCTGGTGTTTGTGGGTACTGCAGGGGCATGTTCTGGCACCCCCTAACATACAGCCCTGAATGATCCTCCGGATTTCCTATAGAGGCGATCATTATCCACCAATGATTACAGCGCCCCCCAGGGGCTCCTCTGGCTGTCCCCTAACATACAGCCCTGAATGATTCTTCTATATCTGATTCCTGTAGAGATGATAAATATTCCCTGATGATTACAGCGCCCCCCACCCCTGACCTGGAGGAGCTGCAGCCAAAGCATTCCCATTCAGGATGGTCAGTCCAGCGACCGCATGGAGTATGACATTCATCTCCCCTCCCATATGATGGGATAAATGAGATTGCTGCTCAGTCGGTGCTGCCAATGTCAGTGCAGCATGGGCAGTCCAGGAGGTGACACTCATTGCTGCAGTGAAACGTGAAGGAGATTTATATTCAAGTGAATCAATGCACACAGAGATGAATGAGGGTGATTTTGGGTGAATGTTGTTGGGGGAATCTCAGGAAGAGATGCCATTGTATCACATGACCCTGAGCCATCATATCATCACACAGCGGGGTGACAACGCAGGCCATATGCTGTCTGGGATAATCCTATAAGCCGGCTGATTACTTGGCTCAGTAACAGGAGAATCCCAATCAACGGAAATCCCAGCATGCACCGGGAGGGGGGCAGGATATGTCGGTGTATCTGTGGGGGTGTGTGTGTTAGGATCTGTCTGTTTCCCCCCACACAGAGATATCCAGACACCTCCGTACAGACCCGCCGCCCCCGAGCTCAAACAATGCCGTCCCCGGTTCCCACCTGGGCCTGGTTGGCAGGGACCCCGCTCTCCAGCTCGCATAGGGCCCGGAAGTTCTCCAGCTCGAAGTCCGGGTCTACCTCCAGGGAGAAGGTCACCTCGCTCAGGTCCCGGCGGACACAGTA of the Pyxicephalus adspersus chromosome 11, UCB_Pads_2.0, whole genome shotgun sequence genome contains:
- the LOC140341510 gene encoding protein DDI1 homolog 2 isoform X2: MLITVYCVRRDLSEVTFSLEVDPDFELENFRALCELESGVPANQAQIIYAESPLSDNQRSLSSYGLKDGDVVVLRQKDPSEVRPAGPLPVSLPRIDFSSIAVPGTSGQPPPSAPQPQPPAPDSTTFPQGLDNPAMLREMLLANPHELSLLKERNPPLAEALLSGDLERFTRVLVEQQQERARREQERIRLFSADPFDLEAQAKIEEDIRQQNIEENMTIAMEEAPESFGQVVMLYINCKVNGYPVKAFVDSGAQMTIMSQACAERCHIMRLVDRRWAGIAKGVGTQKIIGRVHLAQVQIEGDFLPCSFSILEEQPMDMLLGLDMLKRHQCSIDLEKNVLVIGTTGTRTSFLPEAELPECARLAYGPGREDIRPEEIADRELAEVLQKSAEEADQRKP